The Cygnus atratus isolate AKBS03 ecotype Queensland, Australia chromosome 12, CAtr_DNAZoo_HiC_assembly, whole genome shotgun sequence genome has a segment encoding these proteins:
- the CDH15 gene encoding LOW QUALITY PROTEIN: cadherin-15 (The sequence of the model RefSeq protein was modified relative to this genomic sequence to represent the inferred CDS: inserted 2 bases in 1 codon; deleted 2 bases in 2 codons): MGPPLLLACLLAPLCARGASTAPGSPPSWRQHEGPRRVKRAWVIPPISVSENHKRIPHLLVQIKSDKQQPGGVIYSIKGPGVDEEPLGIFSIDKFSGKVFLNAMLDREENDRFRLKAFALDLGGVTLEDPTDLEIIVVDQNDNRPLFRQDVFTGRVVEGAEPGTCVMTVEATDADDPETDNAALRFSILEQGAGGMFSINATTGEICTARPGLDRESVGVYNLTLQAADMSGDGLTTTATAVIYLEDINDNAPEFTKEEFSMEVEEQAAGVDVGRVLVHDKDLAGSPNWLAKFTILEGDPEGAFAIHTDPYTNDGVLSVAKPLDHEVRDRFQLTVSVQNQQPLEPAAPGSPRALATVQVRVRDVNEAPVFRENPRRVSVPEGAPPGTPVTTYTASDPDTRQLQTLSYALLYDPAGWLQLDPHSGTIRTKRELRHPSAFLQGGWYIALVLARDDAEPPLSATGTLSIEILEVNDHAPLLQPPAGVVCGRPGRGGSLLLGATDDDRPPHGAPFHFQLSPQHPQLARNWSITRFNVTHAVLAVLVDLPEGPYSLPLLLRDSGTPPREQQQLLNVSVCPCGRDGTCEDGVLAAATATAGITLEALLIILGSGILLLLLALLGAARVRGRRRALRKGLLQRSRDDMRDNILNYDEQGGGEEDQDAYDINQLRHPXSSSSPCAKPPMRRDAPLRSGTPSAPRKLPSGPSDIEDFINEGLEAADSDPSVPPYDTALIYDYEGSGSVASPLSSIVSSLTDEDQDYDYLSEWGPRFRRLADLYGQ; the protein is encoded by the exons ATGGGGCCCCCGCTCCTGCTCGCCTGCCTGCTCGCCCCCCTCTGCGCCAGG ggtgccagcacagccccaggcagcccccccagctggCGGCAGCACGAGGGCCCCCGGCGGGTGAAGAGGGCCTGGGTGATCCCCCCCATCAGCGTCTCGGAGAACCACAAGCGCATCCCCCACCTCCTGGTGCAG ATCAAGTCGGACAagcagcagccggggggggTGATCTACAGCATCAAGGGGCCGGGGGTGGACGAGGAGCCCTTGGGCATCTTCTCCATCGACAAGTTCAGCGGCAAGGTCTTCCTCAACGCCATGCTGGACCGGGAGGAGAACGACCGCTTTCGG CTGAAGGCTTTTGCGCTGGACCTGGGCGGCGTGACGCTGGAGGACCCCACGGACCTGGAGATCATCGTGGTGGACCAGAACGACAACCGGCCGCTCTTCCGCCAGGACGTCTTCACAGGGCGCGTGGTGGAGGGCGCTGAGCCAG GGACCTGCGTGATGACGGTGGAGGCCACCGACGCCGACGACCCCGAGACGGACAACGCGGCGCTGCGGTTCTCCATCCTGGAGCAGGGCGCGGGCGGCATGTTCAGCATCAACGCCACCACGGGCGAGATCTGCACCGCGCGGCCCGGCCTCGACCGAGAG AGCGTGGGGGTGTACAACCTGACGCTGCAGGCGGCCGACATGTCCGGGGACGGGCTCACCACCACCGCCACGGCCGTCATCTACCTGGAGGACATCAACGACAACGCCCCCGAGTTCACCAAGGAGGAG ttctccatggaggtggaggagcaggCGGCCGGCGTGGACGTGGGCAGGGTCCTGGTGCACGACAAGGACCTGGCCGGCTCGCCCAACTGGCTGGCCAAATTCACCATCCTC GAGGGCGACCCCGAGGGCGCCTTCGCCATCCACACCGACCCCTACACCAACGACGGCGTGCTCTCCGTGGCCAAG CCGCTGGACCACGAGGTGCGGGACCGCTTCCAGCTCACGGTGTCGGTGCAGAACCAGCAGCCGCTGGAGCCGGCGGCCCCGGGCAGCCCGCGGGCGCTGGCCACGGTGCAGGTGCGGGTGCGGGACGTGAACGAGGCGCCCGTCTTCCGCGAGAACCCCCGGCGCGTCAGCGTGCCGGAGGGGgcccccccgggcacccccgTCACCACCTACACC GCCAGCGACCCCGACACGCGCCAGCTCCAGACCCTCTC CTACGCGCTGCTGTACGACCCCgcgggctggctgcagctggaccCGCACTCCGGCACCATCCGCACCAAGCGGGAGCTGCGGCACCCCTCAGCCTTCCTGCAGGGCGGCTGGTACATCGCCCTGGTGCTCGCCCGTGATGACG CCGAGCCCCCGCTCTCCGCCACCGGCACCCTCTCCATCGAGATCCTGGAGGTGAACGACCACGCGCCCCTGCTGCAGCCGCCGGCCGGCGTGGTGTGCGGGCGGCCAGGCCGCGGGGggagcctgctgctgggggccaCCGACGACGACCGGCCCCCCCACGGCGCCCCCTTCCACTtccagctcagcccccagcacccccagctcgCCCGTAACTGGAGCATCACCCGCTTCAACG TGACCCACGCGGTGCTGGCCGTGCTGGTGGACCTGCCCGAGGGGCCCTACTCGCTGCCGCTCCTGCTGCGGGACTCGGGGACCCCCCcgcgggagcagcagcagctgctgaacgTGTCGGTGTGCCCCTGCGGCCGCGACGGCACCTGCGAGGACGGCGTCCTGGCCGCTGCCACCGCCACGGCCGGCATCACCCTCGAGGCCCTCCTGATCATCCTCGGCAGCGGCATCCTCCTCCTGC TGCTGGCGCTGCTGGGGGCCGCGCGGGTGCGTGGGCGCCGCCGGGCGCTGCgcaaggggctgctgcagcgctCGCGGGACGACATGCGCGACAACATCCTCAACTACGACGAGCAGGGCGGCGGTGAGGAGGACCAG GACGCCTACGACATCAACCAGCTgcggcaccc cagctcctccagcccctgtgCCAAGCCCCCGATGCGCAGGGACGCCCCGCTGCGCTCCGGCACCCCCTCGGCCCCCCGCAAGCTGCCCAGCGGCCCCTCGGACATCGAGGACTTCATCAACGAG GGGCTGGAGGCGGCCGACAGCGACCCCAGCGTGCCCCCCTACGACACCGCCCTCATCTACGACTACGAGGGCTCGGGCTCCGTCGCCAGCCCGCTCAGCTCCATCGTCTCCAGCCTGACGGACGAGGACCAGGACTACGACTACCTGAGCGAGTGGGGGCCCCGCTTCAGGCGCCTGGCCGACCTCTACGGGCAGTAg